A genomic window from Capsicum annuum cultivar UCD-10X-F1 unplaced genomic scaffold, UCD10Xv1.1 ctg81866, whole genome shotgun sequence includes:
- the LOC107857571 gene encoding uncharacterized protein LOC107857571, with amino-acid sequence MFDSGVTAKVNLLERSCSCWKFDLVKMPCEYVIAALRANYGDDVGYGNSIYEYFLPIYKFKTYLLASSKAISIVPPEAEWTVPQEVQDSKISPPSYDYKLERKKVKYTKGVGEIFKSKRRK; translated from the coding sequence ATGTTTGACAGCGGcgttactgccaaggtcaatctgTTGGAGAGGAGTTGTTCTTGTTGGAAATTTGACTTAGTGAAAATGCCGTGCGAATATGTAATTGCAGCTTTGCGAGCAAATTATGGCGATGACGTAGGTTATGGCAACTCCATCTATGAGTACTTTTTGccaatttataaatttaaaacttacctCCTCGCATCTTCGAAAGCTATTAGCATTGTCCCTCCAGAGGCTGAATGGACTGTGCCACAGGAAGTGCAAGATAGTAAGATTTCTCCACCCTCCTACGATTACAAACTTGAAAGGAAGAAAGTCAAATACACTAAGGGCGTCGGTGAGatattcaagtccaaaaggaggaaaTAG